A single region of the Pseudomonas sp. VD-NE ins genome encodes:
- a CDS encoding LysR family transcriptional regulator, translating to MNKLELLRTFVRVSELSSFTLAGENLGLPRSTVSEHVQALEALLGTRLLQRTTRKVQATQDGLVLYERSKDLLSHMDEIEGLFRQDEASLTGRIRVDLPNILARRLIMPRLPQFMDRHPNLELEISSTDRRVDLLSEGFDCVVRIGAQPDQSVVARHLGDFPMVNCASPAYLARYGVPQTLEDLAQHRLVHYVGVLGSRSEGFVYEEGGQVKRLPMAGSITVNSTDAYESACLGGFGLTQVPRTGMQPHLENGELVTVLPQFTAPAMGISLLYARQRHLPLRVRVFMDWLGDLIRSAL from the coding sequence ATGAACAAACTGGAACTGCTGCGTACTTTCGTGCGGGTCAGCGAACTGTCGAGTTTTACCCTCGCCGGGGAAAATCTCGGACTGCCGCGATCAACCGTGTCCGAGCATGTGCAGGCGCTGGAGGCGTTACTCGGCACGCGTCTGCTGCAACGCACCACACGCAAGGTACAGGCGACACAGGACGGTCTGGTGCTGTACGAACGCAGCAAGGATCTGCTCTCGCACATGGATGAGATCGAGGGCTTGTTCCGCCAGGATGAGGCGTCGCTGACCGGGCGCATTCGTGTCGACCTGCCGAACATTCTCGCGCGGCGCCTGATCATGCCGCGCCTGCCGCAGTTCATGGATCGGCACCCGAATCTGGAGCTGGAAATCAGCAGCACCGACCGCCGCGTCGACCTGCTCAGCGAAGGCTTCGATTGCGTGGTGAGGATTGGCGCGCAACCGGATCAATCAGTGGTCGCGCGACACCTCGGTGACTTTCCCATGGTCAACTGCGCCAGCCCCGCGTACCTCGCGCGCTATGGCGTGCCGCAGACGCTGGAGGACCTAGCGCAGCATCGGCTGGTGCATTACGTGGGCGTACTCGGTTCGCGTTCGGAAGGCTTTGTGTATGAGGAGGGCGGTCAGGTTAAGCGCTTGCCGATGGCTGGCAGCATTACGGTCAACAGCACTGACGCTTACGAGTCGGCGTGCCTCGGAGGCTTCGGTCTTACTCAGGTGCCGCGCACCGGCATGCAGCCGCATCTGGAAAACGGTGAACTGGTGACCGTGCTGCCGCAATTCACCGCGCCGGCGATGGGGATTTCATTGTTGTACGCGCGGCAGCGGCATTTGCCGTTGCGGGTGAGGGTGTTTATGGACTGGCTGGGCGATCTGATTCGCTCCGCGCTCTAA
- a CDS encoding SDR family oxidoreductase gives MNRKIALITGASRGLGKNAALHLAAQGIDIIGTYHSRADEAQALVKEVQALGGKAVMLQLDVGRSESFSQFAGQVEQALAQTFERQRFDFLINNAGVGLHVSFAETSVEQFDMLMNVHLKGPFFLTQQLLPLINDGGRIINISSGLARFTIPGASAYAAMKGAIEVLTRYQAKELGARQIAVNTLAPGAIETDFGGGTVRDNAAVNAMVADNTALGRAGQPDDIGGALALLLSPGAQWINGQRVEASGGMFL, from the coding sequence ATGAATCGTAAAATCGCATTGATCACCGGCGCCAGCCGTGGCCTGGGCAAGAACGCCGCTCTGCACCTCGCCGCTCAAGGCATCGACATCATCGGCACTTACCACAGCCGTGCTGATGAAGCTCAAGCGCTGGTGAAAGAAGTGCAAGCACTTGGCGGCAAAGCCGTGATGCTGCAACTCGATGTTGGCCGCAGCGAAAGCTTTTCTCAATTCGCCGGGCAGGTCGAGCAAGCCTTGGCGCAAACCTTCGAGCGCCAGCGTTTTGATTTCCTGATCAACAATGCCGGGGTCGGCCTGCATGTCAGCTTCGCCGAGACCAGCGTGGAGCAATTCGACATGCTGATGAACGTGCATTTGAAAGGGCCGTTCTTTCTGACTCAGCAACTGCTGCCGCTGATTAACGACGGTGGTCGGATCATCAACATCTCCAGCGGCCTCGCGCGTTTCACGATCCCCGGCGCCAGCGCCTATGCAGCAATGAAAGGCGCGATCGAAGTGCTGACCCGCTATCAGGCGAAAGAACTGGGTGCGCGGCAAATTGCCGTGAATACCCTGGCGCCCGGTGCGATTGAAACCGACTTTGGTGGCGGTACCGTGCGCGACAATGCGGCGGTGAATGCGATGGTCGCCGACAACACTGCGCTGGGGCGCGCCGGTCAGCCGGATGACATTGGCGGGGCATTGGCGTTGTTGCTGTCGCCGGGGGCGCAGTGGATCAATGGTCAACGGGTTGAAGCCTCTGGCGGCATGTTCCTTTAA
- a CDS encoding multidrug/biocide efflux PACE transporter produces MTAHKSITERIFQAVGFELLAILICTPLLAWIMQKPMLEMGAVTVLIALLALAWNVVFNRFFDRLLERLNVAHNAWVRVVHALLFEGGLIVMGVPLIAWWLSVSLWQAFLLDIGVLLFFLPYTYVYHWGYDVVRERFMTRNACQN; encoded by the coding sequence ATGACTGCCCACAAATCCATCACTGAACGTATTTTCCAGGCCGTTGGTTTCGAACTGCTGGCCATCCTGATCTGCACCCCGTTGCTGGCGTGGATCATGCAGAAACCGATGCTTGAAATGGGCGCAGTGACGGTGCTGATCGCGCTGTTGGCGCTCGCTTGGAACGTGGTGTTCAACCGTTTCTTCGACCGTCTGCTGGAACGCCTGAACGTTGCGCACAACGCCTGGGTACGGGTGGTGCACGCGCTGCTGTTCGAGGGTGGTTTGATCGTGATGGGCGTGCCGCTGATTGCCTGGTGGCTGTCGGTCAGCCTGTGGCAGGCGTTTTTGCTCGACATCGGCGTGTTGCTGTTTTTCCTGCCGTACACCTACGTGTATCACTGGGGTTATGACGTGGTGCGTGAGCGCTTTATGACCCGCAACGCCTGTCAGAACTAA
- a CDS encoding LysR family transcriptional regulator: MISQEVLLAFVQAATQGSFSAAARKLGRSQSTISAAVASLEIDLDLVLFDRSSRKPTLTPAGHVMLQRAEAILAASSRLEMTARQLSQGVEPKLTVAISDTYQSDRFEAALVGFEQRYPDLELECLIAECDDLIELVQRGRAHLAFAEMQENYPPDLATSTVAERTEIALFVNRDHPLAKLDRIDQQILEQHRELRLATIVNPYDSRGKGRVWSAPSYLMLLEMAEKGFGWAPLPRWLAQRFGNDLLVELKVRGWPKPVFVDALWSRLYPPGPAGSWLLSKMLE; this comes from the coding sequence ATGATTTCGCAGGAAGTGCTGCTGGCTTTCGTCCAGGCTGCCACCCAAGGTTCGTTTTCGGCAGCGGCGCGCAAGCTCGGGCGCAGCCAGTCGACTATCAGCGCGGCGGTGGCCAGCCTTGAGATTGATCTGGACCTGGTGCTGTTTGATCGCAGCAGCCGCAAACCGACCCTGACCCCGGCCGGGCATGTGATGCTGCAACGCGCCGAGGCGATTCTGGCGGCCAGCAGTCGCCTGGAAATGACCGCGCGACAGTTGTCCCAAGGCGTCGAGCCGAAGTTGACCGTGGCGATTTCCGACACTTATCAATCGGACCGGTTTGAAGCGGCGTTGGTCGGGTTTGAGCAGCGTTATCCGGATCTGGAGCTGGAATGTTTGATTGCCGAATGTGATGACCTGATCGAACTGGTGCAGCGTGGTCGTGCTCATCTGGCCTTCGCGGAGATGCAAGAAAACTATCCGCCGGATCTGGCGACGTCGACGGTGGCCGAACGCACGGAAATCGCATTGTTCGTCAATCGCGACCACCCGCTGGCCAAGCTTGATCGCATTGATCAGCAGATCCTCGAGCAGCATCGCGAATTGCGTCTGGCGACCATCGTCAATCCTTACGACAGTCGCGGCAAAGGTCGGGTGTGGTCGGCACCGAGTTATCTGATGTTGCTGGAAATGGCCGAGAAAGGTTTTGGCTGGGCGCCATTGCCGCGTTGGCTGGCGCAGCGCTTTGGCAATGATTTGCTGGTGGAGTTGAAGGTGCGTGGGTGGCCGAAACCGGTGTTTGTTGATGCCTTGTGGTCGCGGCTTTATCCACCGGGGCCGGCGGGGAGTTGGTTGCTCAGCAAGATGCTGGAATAG
- a CDS encoding RNA polymerase sigma factor, translated as MSEVRARVEQVYREDSRRILATLIRLLGDFDLAEEALHEAFFVAVERWQRDGVPDNPRTWLVSTGRFKAIDVLRRRARFKASQPLLLAQLEELEQADWSGEDVEDDRLRLIFTCCHPALAADAQVPLTLREVCDLTTEEIARAFLSAPAAIAQRIVRAKAKIRDAKIPYQVPSLNELPERLDSVLRVIYLVFNEGYSASGGAEVTREDLTREAIRLGRLLMELLPEPEVMGLLAMMLLHESRRSARTSPDGELVLLDDQDRSLWDSQLIAEGCALVERALTTRRFGPYCLQAAIAAVHAEAPSAAETDWEQIVGLYDVLLRAVPSPVIELNRAVAVAKRDGVLAGLNLIEGILARGELQDYHLAHSARAEFCRQLGRVEEARAAYLRALELTRQEPERRFIEGRLMALELPSP; from the coding sequence ATGTCTGAGGTTCGGGCGCGGGTCGAGCAGGTCTATCGCGAAGACTCGCGACGGATTCTGGCGACGCTGATTCGTCTGCTCGGTGATTTCGACCTCGCCGAAGAAGCCTTGCACGAGGCGTTCTTCGTCGCGGTCGAGCGCTGGCAACGCGACGGCGTGCCCGACAACCCGCGCACTTGGCTGGTGTCCACCGGGCGCTTCAAGGCGATTGATGTATTGCGCCGCCGCGCTCGGTTCAAGGCCTCGCAGCCATTGTTGTTGGCGCAACTGGAAGAACTGGAACAGGCCGACTGGAGCGGTGAAGACGTGGAAGATGATCGCCTGCGGCTGATCTTCACCTGCTGCCACCCGGCGCTGGCGGCGGATGCACAAGTGCCGCTGACCTTGCGCGAAGTCTGCGACCTGACCACCGAGGAAATCGCCCGCGCCTTTCTCTCCGCGCCAGCGGCGATAGCCCAGCGCATCGTGCGGGCGAAAGCCAAGATCCGTGACGCGAAAATCCCTTATCAAGTACCGAGCCTGAACGAATTGCCCGAACGACTCGACAGTGTGTTGCGGGTGATTTATCTGGTGTTCAACGAAGGGTATTCGGCGTCGGGTGGGGCCGAGGTGACCCGTGAGGATCTGACCCGCGAGGCGATCAGGTTGGGGCGACTGTTGATGGAGTTGCTGCCAGAACCGGAGGTGATGGGGCTGTTGGCGATGATGTTGTTGCACGAATCGCGACGCTCGGCGCGCACCTCGCCGGACGGTGAATTGGTCTTGCTCGACGATCAGGATCGATCATTGTGGGACAGCCAATTGATCGCTGAGGGTTGTGCGCTGGTCGAGCGCGCGCTGACCACGCGGCGGTTTGGACCGTATTGTTTGCAGGCGGCGATTGCGGCGGTTCATGCTGAGGCACCGTCGGCGGCGGAGACGGATTGGGAGCAGATCGTTGGCTTGTATGACGTACTGCTGCGCGCGGTGCCTTCGCCGGTGATCGAGCTGAACCGGGCGGTGGCGGTGGCCAAGCGCGATGGCGTGTTGGCCGGGTTGAATCTGATTGAAGGGATTTTGGCGCGGGGCGAGTTGCAGGATTACCACTTGGCGCATTCGGCGCGGGCGGAGTTTTGTCGGCAGTTGGGCAGGGTGGAAGAGGCGAGGGCGGCGTATCTGCGCGCCTTGGAGTTGACCCGACAAGAGCCGGAGCGGCGGTTTATTGAAGGGCGGCTCATGGCGCTGGAATTGCCCTCACCCTAG
- a CDS encoding YciI family protein encodes MKYLCLVYSDEHLLHSSPDSPEDAECWAYAESIQGSGRMVAAEALESVQTATTVRMRNGKLSITDGPFAETKEQLAGFYLIDAKDLNEAIQVAGNIPAARVGSVEVRPVRQLNV; translated from the coding sequence ATGAAGTATTTATGCCTGGTCTACAGCGATGAACATCTGCTGCATTCGTCGCCCGACAGCCCGGAGGATGCCGAGTGCTGGGCCTACGCCGAGTCGATTCAGGGCAGCGGGCGGATGGTTGCCGCCGAAGCGCTGGAGTCGGTGCAGACCGCCACCACGGTGCGTATGCGCAACGGCAAACTGTCGATTACCGATGGCCCGTTCGCCGAAACCAAGGAGCAACTGGCCGGCTTCTATCTGATCGACGCCAAGGATCTCAACGAAGCAATCCAGGTCGCCGGCAACATTCCGGCGGCGCGGGTTGGGAGTGTTGAAGTGCGCCCGGTGCGGCAGTTGAATGTCTGA
- a CDS encoding nuclear transport factor 2 family protein: MSAQTEIQTLINTYREAVMKKDVEKVMALYADDIVSFDAIKALQFKGKPAYRAHWVECMEMCPGPHIFEFHEIAIESADNIAFAHWVANCGGTNDKGETQSCWMRVTACYRQVGGAWKIAHEHWSAPFDPMSGATLFDVTP, encoded by the coding sequence ATGAGCGCACAAACCGAGATCCAGACCCTGATCAACACCTACCGCGAAGCCGTCATGAAAAAGGACGTGGAGAAAGTCATGGCGTTGTACGCCGACGACATCGTCTCCTTCGACGCGATCAAGGCGCTGCAATTCAAGGGCAAACCCGCCTACCGCGCGCACTGGGTCGAATGCATGGAAATGTGCCCCGGCCCGCACATTTTCGAGTTCCACGAAATTGCCATCGAAAGCGCCGACAACATCGCCTTCGCCCACTGGGTAGCCAATTGCGGCGGCACCAATGACAAAGGCGAAACCCAGAGCTGCTGGATGCGCGTCACCGCTTGCTACCGGCAGGTCGGCGGGGCGTGGAAAATCGCCCATGAACACTGGTCGGCGCCGTTCGATCCGATGAGCGGCGCGACCCTGTTCGATGTGACCCCCTGA
- a CDS encoding GNAT family N-acetyltransferase, with product MSAQLVPYDSLNALQREQVEAIEIHAEQIKFSGDIHGALHTLLSKPGPGVKGFALLADEVPVAFLLLKRPPVLPAWADEHSATLHALQVDRRAQGKGYGKACLQALPEVARQAWPEIKGLELSVDADNDAAIALYAKHGYVDSGEAYKGRIGYERRMGLFF from the coding sequence GTGTCAGCCCAACTCGTACCGTACGACAGCCTTAACGCCTTGCAGCGTGAGCAAGTCGAGGCGATTGAAATCCATGCCGAGCAGATCAAGTTTTCCGGCGACATTCATGGTGCCTTGCACACCCTCCTGTCGAAACCCGGCCCGGGCGTAAAAGGTTTTGCCCTGCTGGCGGATGAAGTGCCGGTGGCGTTTCTGCTGCTCAAACGCCCGCCGGTGTTGCCAGCCTGGGCCGATGAACACAGCGCCACCTTGCATGCGTTGCAGGTCGATCGCCGCGCCCAGGGCAAGGGTTACGGCAAGGCCTGCCTGCAAGCGTTGCCCGAAGTCGCGCGTCAGGCCTGGCCGGAGATCAAGGGGCTGGAATTGTCGGTGGACGCGGATAACGACGCAGCCATCGCGCTGTATGCCAAACACGGCTATGTCGACAGCGGCGAAGCGTACAAGGGCCGGATCGGTTACGAACGGCGCATGGGGCTGTTTTTCTAA
- a CDS encoding pyridoxamine 5'-phosphate oxidase family protein: MIDSIAALEAIYGLPHERAVRKQIGFLNEDYQAMVRVSPLVIVSSVGADGLDNSPRGDQPGFVRIIDEHTLALPDRPGNNRIDTLRNVLQDSRVSLLFIIPGIGETLRVNGTAVISDEPALLESFAVNGKPAKTVLLVTVEAAFFHCSKAFVRSDAWNPETHLPRSALPSAGAFHKRLNDGEFDAETYDREAPKRVNDTLY; this comes from the coding sequence ATGATCGATTCAATCGCAGCGCTGGAAGCGATTTACGGACTGCCCCACGAGCGCGCGGTGCGCAAGCAGATCGGTTTTCTCAACGAGGATTATCAGGCGATGGTGCGGGTCTCGCCGCTGGTGATTGTCAGCTCGGTGGGCGCCGATGGCCTGGATAATTCGCCGCGTGGGGACCAGCCCGGATTTGTGCGGATCATTGATGAACACACGCTGGCCCTGCCGGATCGCCCGGGCAACAACCGCATCGATACCTTGCGCAATGTGCTGCAGGATTCGCGTGTGTCGCTGCTGTTCATCATTCCGGGGATTGGCGAGACGCTGCGGGTTAATGGTACGGCGGTGATCAGCGATGAACCGGCCTTGCTGGAGAGTTTTGCGGTGAATGGCAAACCGGCGAAGACCGTGTTGCTGGTGACGGTAGAAGCGGCGTTCTTCCATTGCTCGAAAGCCTTCGTCCGTTCGGATGCGTGGAATCCTGAAACGCATCTGCCGCGCTCGGCCCTGCCCTCTGCCGGCGCCTTCCACAAGCGCCTGAACGATGGCGAGTTCGATGCCGAAACCTACGACCGCGAAGCGCCAAAAAGAGTAAACGACACCCTCTACTAA
- a CDS encoding GNAT family N-acetyltransferase, producing the protein MNTVIRNVTAADLDRCYAIETVAYEGDEAATREKIATRIATWPEGFIVAEVDGEVAGFVNSGAAFDVQMSDEAFKELIGHDPKGPNVVIMSVVVHPDYQGQGLAKRLMAEFIERMRGMDKATIHLMCKEIHIPLYAGFGFAYIKPSESDHGGMAWHEMILTL; encoded by the coding sequence ATGAACACCGTCATCCGCAATGTCACCGCCGCCGATCTGGACCGCTGCTACGCCATCGAAACCGTCGCCTATGAAGGTGACGAAGCGGCTACTCGCGAGAAGATCGCCACGCGCATCGCCACCTGGCCGGAAGGTTTTATCGTTGCCGAGGTGGATGGTGAGGTCGCAGGCTTCGTCAACTCCGGCGCGGCGTTTGATGTGCAGATGTCCGACGAGGCGTTCAAGGAGTTGATCGGCCACGACCCGAAGGGGCCGAACGTGGTGATCATGTCGGTGGTGGTGCACCCGGATTATCAGGGGCAGGGCTTGGCCAAGCGTTTGATGGCCGAGTTCATCGAGCGTATGCGCGGGATGGATAAGGCGACCATTCATTTGATGTGCAAAGAAATACACATCCCGCTGTATGCCGGGTTTGGCTTTGCCTACATCAAACCGTCGGAGTCGGATCACGGCGGCATGGCGTGGCACGAGATGATCCTGACCCTCTGA
- a CDS encoding GyrI-like domain-containing protein — MDEQTRVEVAEPRFEHGHFLLIAGFRGRFTQDTAKDIPALWEKFLPHLGKIPGQKNEVTYGVCSNFDGKGGFDYIAGVEISKLDDLDQKVYQWVEVLPRQYAVFEHKGPLEQLPQTLQYIYKTWLPTSHYVELNAPELERYSADFNPKLNTGKLEICVPVDTKA; from the coding sequence ATGGATGAGCAAACACGCGTCGAAGTGGCTGAACCTCGCTTCGAACATGGACACTTCCTGCTGATTGCAGGTTTTCGTGGTCGATTTACCCAAGACACAGCAAAAGACATCCCGGCGCTGTGGGAAAAGTTCTTGCCGCACCTGGGAAAGATCCCGGGGCAAAAGAACGAAGTGACCTACGGGGTCTGCAGCAATTTCGATGGCAAGGGTGGCTTCGATTACATCGCCGGGGTGGAAATCAGCAAGCTCGATGACCTCGATCAGAAGGTGTACCAGTGGGTCGAAGTGCTGCCTCGCCAGTACGCAGTGTTCGAGCACAAAGGACCGCTCGAGCAATTGCCACAAACCCTGCAATACATCTACAAGACCTGGTTGCCAACCTCCCACTACGTAGAGCTCAACGCCCCGGAGCTGGAGCGTTACAGCGCCGACTTCAATCCGAAACTGAACACCGGCAAACTGGAAATCTGCGTGCCGGTTGATACCAAGGCCTGA
- a CDS encoding LysE family translocator: protein MEFTSGFLLSLSLCLDIGVANIAMITLAMQRGYFQGFALGLGTCVGDLIYAVLALAGMTVLLQYETVRWVLWIGGSALLIYFAAKMIYSAIHHEALLAETAEVGHNSHRKEFFRGIFLAMSSPSAILWFAAVGGTLIARSGGGGPVSSALFLGGFLCAGLLWSAGLCFAASHGGKLLGDKLLRYSYMASAAIFCYFAVYVIVSGYNEFVGSGAVEQLHAL from the coding sequence ATGGAATTCACCAGCGGCTTCTTGCTGAGCCTTTCGCTGTGCCTGGATATCGGCGTGGCCAACATCGCAATGATCACGCTGGCGATGCAGCGCGGTTACTTTCAGGGCTTTGCCCTCGGCCTCGGCACCTGTGTCGGCGACCTGATTTATGCGGTGCTGGCGCTGGCCGGGATGACGGTTCTGTTGCAGTACGAGACCGTGCGCTGGGTGTTGTGGATTGGTGGTTCGGCGCTGCTGATCTACTTCGCGGCGAAGATGATTTACTCGGCGATCCATCACGAAGCACTGCTGGCCGAGACGGCGGAGGTTGGGCACAACTCCCATCGCAAGGAGTTTTTCCGGGGGATTTTTCTGGCAATGTCGTCGCCGAGTGCGATTCTCTGGTTTGCCGCGGTTGGCGGTACGTTGATCGCCCGTTCCGGTGGCGGCGGTCCGGTGAGTTCGGCGCTGTTCCTTGGCGGTTTCCTTTGCGCCGGGCTGCTCTGGTCGGCGGGTTTGTGCTTCGCTGCGAGCCACGGTGGAAAGCTGCTGGGTGACAAGCTGTTGCGCTATTCCTACATGGCATCTGCAGCGATCTTCTGCTATTTCGCGGTGTACGTGATCGTATCCGGCTACAACGAATTTGTCGGTTCTGGCGCCGTCGAGCAGTTGCACGCGCTGTAA
- the alaC gene encoding alanine transaminase, with amino-acid sequence MAEQGSPRRFARIDRLPPYVFNITAELKMAARRRGEDIIDLSMGNPDGATPPHIVEKLVQVAQREDTHGYSTSKGIPRLRRAISNWYKDRYAVDIDPESEAIVTIGSKEGLAHLMLATLDQGDTVLVPNPSYPIHIYGAVIAGAQVRSVPLVPGVDFFDELERAIRGSIPKPKMMILGFPSNPTAQCVELDFFERVIALAKQYDVLVIHDLAYADIVYDGWKAPSIMQVPGAKDIAVEFFTLSKSYNMAGWRIGFMVGNPELVNALARIKSYHDYGTFTPLQVAAIAALEGDQQCVRDIAEQYRQRRNVLVKGLHELGWMVENPKASMYVWAKIPEQYAHLGSLEFAKKLLAEAKVCVSPGVGFGEYGDDHVRFALIENQDRIRQAVRGIRGMFRADGLSPKTSA; translated from the coding sequence ATGGCCGAACAAGGTTCGCCGCGCCGCTTTGCGCGCATAGATCGACTCCCCCCTTACGTTTTCAACATCACCGCCGAGCTGAAAATGGCCGCGCGGCGTCGTGGTGAAGACATCATCGACTTGAGCATGGGCAACCCCGACGGCGCCACGCCGCCGCACATTGTCGAAAAACTCGTGCAAGTTGCCCAACGCGAAGACACCCACGGTTATTCCACATCCAAGGGTATTCCGCGCCTGCGCCGGGCGATTTCCAACTGGTACAAGGATCGCTACGCGGTCGATATCGACCCGGAAAGCGAAGCGATTGTCACCATCGGTTCCAAGGAAGGCCTGGCGCATTTGATGCTGGCGACCCTGGACCAAGGCGACACCGTGCTGGTGCCGAATCCGAGCTACCCGATTCACATCTACGGTGCGGTGATTGCCGGCGCCCAGGTGCGTTCGGTGCCGCTGGTGCCGGGCGTGGACTTCTTCGATGAACTGGAACGGGCGATTCGCGGTTCGATCCCGAAGCCGAAAATGATGATCCTCGGCTTCCCGTCGAACCCGACCGCGCAGTGCGTGGAGCTGGATTTCTTCGAGCGGGTGATCGCCCTCGCCAAGCAGTACGACGTGCTGGTGATTCACGATCTGGCGTACGCCGACATCGTCTACGACGGCTGGAAAGCCCCGTCGATCATGCAAGTGCCGGGCGCCAAGGACATTGCGGTGGAGTTTTTTACCCTGTCGAAGAGCTACAACATGGCCGGCTGGCGCATCGGTTTCATGGTCGGCAACCCGGAACTGGTCAACGCGCTGGCACGGATCAAGAGCTACCACGACTACGGCACGTTTACCCCGCTGCAAGTGGCGGCGATCGCTGCGCTGGAAGGCGATCAGCAATGCGTGCGCGACATCGCCGAGCAGTATCGCCAGCGTCGTAATGTGCTGGTCAAAGGCCTGCATGAGCTGGGCTGGATGGTCGAGAATCCAAAGGCTTCGATGTATGTCTGGGCGAAGATTCCTGAGCAGTACGCGCATCTGGGTTCGCTGGAATTCGCCAAGAAACTGCTGGCCGAGGCTAAAGTTTGTGTCTCGCCGGGGGTGGGGTTTGGTGAGTACGGCGACGATCACGTGCGCTTTGCGCTGATCGAAAACCAGGACCGGATTCGTCAGGCGGTGCGCGGGATTCGCGGGATGTTCCGGGCGGATGGTCTGAGTCCAAAAACTTCCGCCTGA
- a CDS encoding GntP family permease → MFGMSHDAYLLLDAVVTVIGLIILITKFKIHPFISLTIAAAFLGLTSGMPIGTIIKAFQDGFGGVLGFVGIILALGTMLGKMMAESGGADQIAQTLIRAFGKDKVQWAMMFAAFLVGIPLFFEIGFVLLIPLVFIVARRTGVSIIKIGIPLLAGLSAVHGLVPPHPGPLLAIGVFGADIGKTILYGLIVALPTAIIAGPIFGTFIAKHIPGHPNQELVDQLARENDDSAKLPSFTITLITVLLPVFLMLLKTFADVALPDGHFFRTWMDMIGHPISALLLALLLSLYTFGHKQGIGSQQMLKWLDASLAPTAAIILIIGAGGGFKQMLVTSGVGDVIGHMAVSAQISPILLAWLVAAVIRIATGSATVATITGAGIVVPVVGMIPGVNRELLVLATGAGSLILSHVNDAGFWLVKQYFNMTVAETFKTWTAMETILSIVALGFILLLSLFV, encoded by the coding sequence ATGTTTGGCATGTCCCACGACGCCTACCTGCTGCTCGATGCAGTGGTCACGGTAATCGGCCTGATTATCCTGATCACCAAATTCAAGATTCACCCATTTATCTCCCTGACCATCGCCGCCGCGTTCCTCGGCCTGACGTCGGGCATGCCGATCGGCACCATCATCAAGGCGTTCCAGGACGGCTTCGGCGGCGTGCTCGGTTTTGTCGGCATCATCCTTGCGCTGGGCACCATGCTCGGCAAAATGATGGCCGAGTCGGGCGGGGCGGATCAGATCGCCCAGACCCTGATCCGGGCGTTCGGCAAAGACAAAGTCCAGTGGGCAATGATGTTCGCCGCATTCCTGGTGGGCATTCCGCTGTTCTTCGAAATCGGCTTCGTGCTGCTGATTCCGTTGGTGTTCATCGTTGCGCGCCGCACCGGTGTGTCGATCATCAAGATCGGTATCCCGCTGCTCGCCGGCCTGTCCGCCGTGCACGGTCTGGTGCCACCGCACCCGGGGCCGCTGCTGGCCATCGGTGTGTTCGGCGCTGACATCGGCAAGACCATTCTTTATGGTCTGATCGTTGCGCTGCCGACGGCAATCATTGCCGGTCCTATCTTCGGTACGTTCATCGCCAAGCACATTCCGGGTCACCCGAATCAGGAACTGGTCGATCAACTGGCCCGCGAAAATGACGACTCGGCCAAGCTGCCGAGCTTCACCATCACCCTGATCACCGTGCTGCTGCCGGTGTTCCTGATGCTGCTGAAAACCTTCGCTGATGTGGCGCTGCCGGACGGTCACTTCTTCCGCACCTGGATGGACATGATCGGTCACCCGATCTCCGCACTGCTGCTGGCCTTGCTGCTGTCGCTGTACACCTTCGGGCACAAGCAGGGCATCGGTTCGCAACAGATGCTTAAGTGGCTGGATGCGAGCCTGGCGCCAACCGCCGCGATCATCCTGATCATCGGTGCTGGTGGTGGCTTCAAGCAGATGCTGGTGACCAGCGGCGTGGGCGACGTGATCGGCCACATGGCGGTCAGCGCACAGATCTCGCCGATCCTGCTGGCGTGGCTGGTGGCGGCGGTGATTCGTATCGCGACCGGTTCGGCAACTGTGGCGACCATCACGGGCGCCGGCATTGTTGTGCCGGTGGTGGGGATGATTCCGGGCGTTAACCGTGAGTTGCTGGTGCTGGCTACCGGCGCCGGTTCGTTGATCCTGTCCCACGTTAACGACGCCGGTTTCTGGCTGGTGAAGCAGTACTTCAACATGACCGTGGCCGAGACGTTCAAGACCTGGACAGCGATGGAAACCATCCTCTCCATCGTCGCGTTGGGCTTTATCCTGCTGTTGTCGCTGTTCGTTTAA